One genomic window of Vulpes vulpes isolate BD-2025 chromosome 11, VulVul3, whole genome shotgun sequence includes the following:
- the LOC112911780 gene encoding olfactory receptor 51Q1-like — protein sequence MFLVTNSTQVPFCFILNGIPGFEVFHNWISIPFCCLYTVSIMGNTTILAVIRTEPSLHEPMYLFLSMLAVTDLGLTLTTLPTVMGVLWFGASEISFEACFAQFFFLHGFSFMESSVLLAMSFDRYVAICRPLHYVSILTNRVIRRIGVAIICRCVLAVLPPLFLLKRLPFCGSHQLSHSYCLHQDMIRLVCADTTVNNWYGFVLALVIITLDPLLIVLSYVLILRSVLRISSQVERLRALNNCLSHILAVLVLYVPMVGLSMTHRFAKHAPPIVHVIMANIYLLAPPVMNPIIYSVKTKQIRRGIFHLFSHRQLQ from the coding sequence ATGTTTTTAGTCACTAACTCCACTCAAGTCCCCTTTTGCTTCATCCTTAATGGCATCCCTGGCTTTGAGGTTTTCCATAACTGGATTTCCATCCCCTTTTGTTGTCTCTACACTGTCTCCATCATGGGCAATACCACCATCCTGGCAGTCATCAGGACAGAACCCTCCCTACATGAGCCCATGTACTTGTTCCTCTCTATGTTGGCTGTAACAGATCTGGGGCTCACCCTCACCACTTTGCCTACAGTCATGGGAGTCCTCTGGTTTGGGGCCTCAGAAATTAGCTTTGAGGCTTGTTTTGCCCAGTTCTTCTTCCTCCACGGATTCTCCTTTATGGAATCTTCTGTGTTGCTGGCCATGTCCTTTgatcgctatgtggccatctgccgTCCCCTGCATTATGTCTCCATCCTCACCAACCGAGTAATCAGAAGAATAGGGGTGGCCATCATTTGCCGCTGTGTTCTGGCTGTTCTTCCCCCATTGTTCCTGCTGAAACGATTGCCCTTTTGTGGCTCCCACCAGCTTTCCCACTCCTACTGCCTCCATCAAGACATGATTCGCCTGGTGTGTGCTGACACCACTGTCAATAACTGGTATGGATTTGTTCTAGCTCTGGTCATTATTACACTGGACCCCCTGCTCATTGTGCTTTCCTATGTACTCATCCTGAGAAGTGTCTTGAGAATCAGCTCCCAGGTTGAAAGGCTTCGGGCACTCAATAACTGTCTATCCCATATTCTGGCTGTTTTGGTCCTCTACGTGCCCATGGTGGGATTGTCCATGACTCACCGCTTTGCCAAGCATGCCCCTCCAATTGTACATGTCATCATGGCCAACATCTATCTATTAGCACCTCCCGTGATGAACCCCATTATCTATAgtgttaaaacaaaacagatccGTCGAGGCATTTTTCACCTCTTTTCTCATAGACAATTGCAATAG
- the LOC112911762 gene encoding olfactory receptor 51B6, whose amino-acid sequence MWLNTTVSPFLLTGFPGMEKAHHWISIPLLVVYVSIILGNGTLLFLIKDDHSLHEPMYYFLAMLAATDLGVTLTTMPTVLGVLWLNHREIGHQVCFSQAYFIHTLSIVESGVLLAMAYDRFIAIRNPLRYTSILTNTKVMKIGIGVLTRAGLSIMPIIIRLHSFPYCHSHVLSHAFCLHQDVIKLACADITFNRLYPVVVVFAMVLLDFLIIFFSYILILKTVMGIASGEERAKALNTCVSHICCILVFYVTVVGLTFIHRFGKHAPHVVHITMSYIYFLFPPFMNPVIYSIKTKQIQSGIVRLFSLPNSRA is encoded by the coding sequence ATGTGGCTCAACACCACTGTTTCCCCATTTCTGCTTACTGGCTTCCCAGGCATGGAGAAGGCACACCACTGGATTTCCATCCCATTATTGGTGGTTTATGTCTCCATTATTCTTGGTAATGGCACCCTTCTCTTTCTTATCAAAGATGATCATAGCCTTCATGAGCCCATGTACTATTTTTTAGCTATGTTGGCAGCCACAGACCTTGGAGTGACTTTGACCACAATGCCCACAGTTCTGGGTGTCCTATGGTTAAATCACAGAGAGATTGGCCATCAGGTCTGTTTCTCTCAGGCCTATTTTATCCATACTCTTTCTATTGTGGAATCTGGTGTTTTGCTTGCCATGGCCTATGACCGTTTCATTGCCATCCGCAACCCCTTGAGATATACTTCCATCCTTACCAATACCAAGGTAATGAAGATTGGGATAGGGGTATTGACAAGGGCTGGTCTGTCAATTATGCCAATAATTATTCGCCTTCACTCGTTTCCCTACTGCCATTCCCATGTACTTTCTCATGCTTTTTGTCTACACCAAGATGTCATTAAGTTAGCCTGTGCTGACATCACCTTCAATCGACTCTATCCAGTTGTGGTTGTATTTGCAATGGTCTTGTTGGACTTTCTCATCATCTTTTTCTCCTACATTTTGATCCTCAAGACTGTCATGGGCATTGCTTCTGGAGAAGAAAGAGCCAAGGCCCTCAACACCTGTGTCTCTCACATCTGCTGTATCTTGGTCTTCTATGTCACTGTAGTTGGTCTGACATTTATTCATAGATTTGGAAAACATGCTCCTCATGTGGTCCACATCACAATGAGCTATATCTACTTCCTCTTCCCCCCTTTTATGAACCCTGTTATCTATAGCATTAAAACCAAGCAGATCCAGAGTGGTATAGTTCGTTTATTCTCTCTGCCTAATTCTAGAGCATAA